One stretch of Methylococcus capsulatus DNA includes these proteins:
- the carA gene encoding glutamine-hydrolyzing carbamoyl-phosphate synthase small subunit: MKTPALLALEDGTVFRGYAIGAEGSSVGEVVFNTSITGYQEILTDPSYARQIVTLTYPHIGNTGINGEDAESGGIFASGLVIRDLPLRASNWRCQLRLDDYLRQRGVVAIAGLDTRRLTRILRDKGAQRGCIAAGDALDADAAVAMARRFPGLQGMDLAQVVTTQQSYDWTEGSWRFGAEPVRAGQGGFHVIAYDFGIKQNILRLLADRGCRVTVVPARTPALQALALEPDGLFLSNGPGDPEPCDYAIAAIREFLTMGIPMFGICLGHQLLALAAGARTSKMKFGHHGANHPVQDLSSGRVIITSQNHGFAVEEASLPVNVRPTHRSLFDGSLQGIEFTDRPAFGFQGHPEASPGPHDLCDLFDRFVGAMKAVRNRH; encoded by the coding sequence TTGAAAACTCCCGCGCTGCTCGCTCTTGAAGACGGTACCGTGTTTCGCGGCTACGCGATCGGGGCCGAGGGGTCATCGGTGGGTGAGGTGGTGTTCAATACCTCGATCACCGGCTATCAGGAGATCCTTACCGATCCGTCTTACGCGCGGCAGATCGTCACGCTGACCTATCCCCACATCGGCAACACCGGCATCAACGGAGAAGATGCCGAGTCCGGCGGCATCTTCGCCAGCGGCTTGGTGATCCGCGATCTGCCGCTGCGGGCCAGTAACTGGCGGTGCCAGCTCCGGCTCGACGATTACTTGCGCCAGCGCGGCGTGGTCGCTATCGCCGGTTTGGATACCCGCAGGCTGACCCGCATCCTGCGCGACAAGGGGGCCCAGCGCGGCTGCATCGCGGCCGGCGACGCTTTGGACGCCGACGCCGCGGTGGCCATGGCCCGTCGCTTTCCCGGGCTGCAAGGCATGGACCTGGCCCAGGTCGTGACGACGCAACAGTCCTACGATTGGACCGAAGGCAGCTGGCGTTTCGGCGCCGAACCGGTGCGGGCAGGCCAAGGCGGTTTCCATGTCATCGCATACGATTTCGGCATCAAGCAAAACATCCTGCGACTGCTCGCGGATCGAGGCTGCCGGGTCACCGTGGTGCCCGCCCGGACACCCGCTTTGCAAGCGCTGGCACTGGAACCAGACGGATTGTTTCTGTCCAACGGTCCCGGCGATCCAGAACCCTGCGACTACGCCATCGCGGCGATCCGGGAGTTTTTGACCATGGGCATCCCCATGTTCGGCATCTGCCTGGGGCACCAGTTGCTGGCCCTCGCGGCAGGCGCGCGTACCTCGAAGATGAAATTCGGTCATCACGGCGCCAACCATCCGGTGCAGGATCTGTCCAGCGGGCGTGTGATCATCACCAGCCAGAATCACGGTTTCGCCGTGGAGGAAGCCAGCCTGCCGGTGAACGTGAGGCCGACCCACCGTTCTCTGTTCGACGGCAGTCTGCAGGGCATCGAATTCACGGATCGTCCTGCCTTCGGTTTCCAGGGGCATCCGGAAGCCAGTCCCGGTCCGCACGATCTGTGCGATCTGTTCGACCGCTTCGTCGGCGCCATGAAAGCCGTCCGCAATCGCCATTAA
- the glmM gene encoding phosphoglucosamine mutase, which produces MKKEYFGTDGIRGRVGDYPITPDFMLKLGWAAGCVFAREKPGRRVLIGKDTRISGYMFESALEAGFSAAGVDTQLMGPMPTPAVAYLTRTFRAQAGVVISASHNPYYDNGIKFFGPDGMKLPDELELEIEDYLRRPMTTVECSHIGKATRIMDAAGRYIEFCKSTIPLGMHFSGMKVVVDCAHGSTYHVAPDVFSELRAAVKTIGTAPDGLNINDRVGATNPESLRQTVLKEKADLGIALDGDGDRLIMVDHQGEVVDGDELLFVIADARRASGELTGSVVGTLMSNLGLEQAIRRLGLEFRRAAVGDRYVMEMMLEHGSMLGGEGSGHIICLDRTTTGDGIVSALQILAEIVRSGKTLHELKQGMTKYPQRLVNVRLKERVSLDSAPLVQKVKAEVESELGDAGRVLLRPSGTEPLIRVMVEGADEGQVRELADRLAGAVAQAFSA; this is translated from the coding sequence GTGAAGAAAGAATATTTCGGGACCGACGGCATTCGCGGCAGGGTGGGGGATTATCCGATCACCCCGGATTTCATGCTCAAGCTCGGCTGGGCGGCGGGTTGCGTTTTCGCCCGCGAGAAGCCGGGCCGGCGCGTCCTGATCGGCAAGGATACCCGGATTTCCGGGTACATGTTCGAATCGGCTCTGGAAGCCGGGTTCTCCGCCGCCGGCGTCGATACCCAACTGATGGGCCCGATGCCGACCCCGGCGGTCGCCTATCTCACCCGCACCTTTCGCGCCCAGGCGGGGGTGGTCATCAGTGCATCGCACAACCCTTATTACGACAACGGTATCAAGTTTTTCGGACCGGACGGAATGAAGCTGCCCGACGAACTGGAGCTGGAGATCGAGGATTATCTGCGCAGGCCGATGACCACCGTGGAGTGTTCGCACATCGGCAAGGCGACCCGGATCATGGACGCAGCGGGTCGTTATATCGAGTTCTGCAAGAGCACAATCCCCCTAGGCATGCATTTTTCCGGCATGAAAGTCGTAGTGGACTGCGCCCATGGCTCGACCTACCACGTCGCCCCCGACGTGTTTTCGGAACTGAGAGCCGCGGTGAAAACCATTGGCACTGCGCCGGATGGCCTCAACATCAACGATCGCGTCGGCGCCACGAATCCTGAAAGCCTTCGCCAGACGGTGCTGAAGGAAAAAGCCGATCTGGGCATCGCCCTGGATGGCGATGGCGATCGGCTGATCATGGTCGATCATCAAGGGGAAGTCGTCGACGGCGACGAACTGCTGTTCGTCATTGCCGATGCCAGGCGCGCCAGCGGCGAACTGACCGGTTCGGTAGTGGGAACCCTGATGAGCAACCTTGGGCTGGAGCAGGCCATACGGCGCCTGGGGTTGGAATTCAGACGGGCCGCTGTCGGCGACCGCTACGTCATGGAAATGATGCTCGAACACGGTAGCATGCTGGGTGGCGAAGGCTCGGGGCACATCATATGCCTCGATCGCACGACCACTGGAGATGGCATCGTCTCCGCCCTGCAAATCCTAGCAGAGATCGTCCGCAGTGGAAAAACCCTGCACGAACTGAAGCAGGGTATGACGAAATATCCGCAGCGGCTGGTCAATGTGCGGCTGAAGGAGAGGGTCAGTCTGGATTCGGCGCCGCTGGTTCAGAAGGTGAAGGCCGAAGTGGAGTCCGAACTGGGCGACGCGGGGCGTGTACTGCTGCGCCCGTCCGGGACGGAGCCGTTGATCCGGGTGATGGTCGAAGGGGCGGACGAGGGCCAAGTCCGCGAACTCGCAGACCGGTTGGCCGGAGCCGTAGCGCAAGCGTTTTCCGCTTGA
- the greA gene encoding transcription elongation factor GreA yields MNKTPMTTRGAEKLREELNHLKTVARPRVIEAIAEARAHGDLKENAEYQAAREQQGFIEGRIKEIESKLANAQIIDVTRLNPGGKIVFGATAEIEDLASGEVVTYQIVGEDEAEIKEGRISVTSPIARALIGKQEGDVATVQAPGGTREYEIVSVKYI; encoded by the coding sequence ATGAACAAGACTCCCATGACCACGCGCGGTGCCGAAAAGCTGCGTGAAGAACTCAATCATCTGAAGACGGTGGCGCGGCCTCGAGTGATCGAGGCGATCGCCGAAGCACGCGCCCATGGTGACCTGAAGGAAAACGCCGAGTATCAGGCGGCGCGCGAACAGCAGGGATTCATCGAAGGACGGATCAAGGAGATCGAGAGTAAACTCGCCAATGCCCAGATCATTGACGTCACGCGGCTGAATCCCGGTGGCAAGATCGTCTTCGGGGCGACCGCTGAGATCGAAGATCTGGCTTCCGGCGAAGTGGTGACGTATCAGATCGTCGGTGAGGACGAAGCCGAGATCAAAGAAGGCAGGATCTCGGTGACTTCGCCGATCGCTCGTGCCCTCATCGGCAAACAGGAAGGCGACGTGGCGACGGTGCAGGCGCCGGGCGGTACCCGCGAATACGAAATCGTATCGGTCAAATACATCTAG
- the ftsH gene encoding ATP-dependent zinc metalloprotease FtsH: MLKNILLWVVIAVVLMSVFNNFGSRKSVDSSMSYSQFIAAVNEGQVKSVTIDGQNVRGMLGTGEKFSTYNPEDPHLIDDLLKNHVEIKAQPPESQSLLMQIFISWFPMLLLVAVWIFFMRQMQGGAGGRGAMSFGKSKARLIEEDQVKVTFADVAGADEAKEDVAEMVDFLKDPSKFQRLGGKIPRGALMVGPPGTGKTLLARAIAGEARVPFFSISGSDFVEMFVGVGASRVRDMFEQAKKHAPCIIFIDEIDAVGRHRGAGLGGGHDEREQTLNQLLVEMDGFEGTEGIIVIAATNRPDVLDPALLRPGRFDRQIVVGLPDVRGREQILKVHMKRVPLADDVEAKYLARGTPGFSGADLANLVNEAALFAARKNKRVVEMEDFEKAKDKILMGVERKSMVMSEEEKKLTAYHEAGHAIVGLLVPEHDPVYKVSIMPRGRALGITMFLPERDTYSASKQKLESQISSLFGGRLAEEIVFGREHVTTGAQNDIERATNLARNMVTRWGLSERLGPLAYSEEEGEVFLGRSVTKHKSVSEETAHLIDEEIRSIIDRNYERAERILRENMDKMHLMAEALIKYETIDRLQIADIMEGRPPRAPQSWEDNAPPGSGESASKGGDQPVSGSFGKPAEQT, translated from the coding sequence ATGTTAAAGAATATCCTGCTTTGGGTGGTCATCGCCGTCGTGCTGATGTCCGTCTTCAATAACTTCGGGTCCCGTAAATCGGTCGATTCCAGCATGTCTTATTCGCAGTTCATTGCGGCCGTGAATGAAGGACAGGTCAAGTCGGTGACGATCGACGGGCAGAACGTGCGCGGCATGTTGGGTACGGGTGAGAAATTCTCGACCTACAACCCGGAAGACCCGCACCTGATCGACGACCTGCTCAAGAACCATGTGGAGATCAAGGCGCAACCGCCGGAGTCGCAGTCGCTCCTGATGCAGATCTTCATCTCCTGGTTCCCGATGCTGCTGCTGGTGGCGGTATGGATATTCTTCATGCGCCAGATGCAGGGCGGCGCGGGCGGCCGAGGGGCGATGTCCTTCGGTAAAAGCAAGGCGCGCCTGATCGAGGAGGATCAGGTCAAGGTGACCTTCGCCGATGTCGCCGGCGCCGACGAGGCCAAGGAAGACGTCGCCGAGATGGTCGACTTCCTCAAGGACCCGAGCAAGTTCCAGAGACTGGGCGGCAAGATCCCACGCGGCGCGCTCATGGTCGGTCCTCCGGGCACCGGCAAGACGCTACTGGCACGGGCCATTGCCGGTGAAGCGCGGGTACCGTTCTTTTCGATCTCGGGCTCGGATTTCGTGGAAATGTTCGTCGGCGTGGGAGCTTCGCGCGTGCGCGACATGTTCGAACAGGCGAAGAAGCACGCCCCCTGTATCATCTTCATCGACGAAATCGATGCGGTTGGCCGTCACCGCGGCGCGGGCTTGGGCGGGGGGCATGACGAGCGCGAGCAGACTCTGAACCAGCTGCTGGTCGAGATGGACGGTTTCGAAGGCACCGAGGGCATCATCGTGATCGCCGCAACCAACCGTCCCGACGTGCTCGATCCCGCGCTGCTGCGTCCAGGCCGGTTCGACCGCCAGATTGTGGTCGGGCTGCCGGATGTGCGTGGGCGCGAGCAGATCCTCAAGGTCCACATGAAGCGGGTGCCGTTGGCCGACGACGTGGAGGCCAAGTATCTGGCGCGGGGTACGCCCGGCTTCTCGGGTGCCGATCTGGCCAACCTGGTCAACGAGGCCGCGCTGTTCGCGGCCCGCAAGAACAAGCGGGTCGTGGAAATGGAAGATTTCGAGAAGGCCAAGGACAAGATCCTCATGGGCGTCGAACGCAAGTCCATGGTCATGAGCGAGGAGGAAAAGAAGCTTACGGCTTACCACGAGGCCGGCCATGCCATCGTTGGTCTCTTGGTGCCCGAGCATGATCCCGTTTACAAGGTCAGCATCATGCCGCGCGGCCGTGCCCTCGGGATCACGATGTTCCTGCCGGAGCGCGATACCTACAGCGCCAGCAAGCAGAAACTGGAAAGCCAGATTTCCAGCCTGTTCGGCGGTCGGCTGGCCGAGGAAATCGTGTTCGGTCGCGAGCACGTGACCACCGGCGCCCAGAACGATATCGAACGTGCCACCAATCTGGCACGGAACATGGTAACCCGCTGGGGACTCTCGGAACGGCTGGGGCCTCTGGCCTATAGCGAGGAGGAGGGCGAAGTCTTCCTCGGCCGGTCGGTGACCAAGCACAAGAGCGTATCGGAGGAGACGGCGCATCTGATCGACGAGGAGATCCGTTCGATCATCGACCGCAACTACGAGCGTGCCGAGCGTATCCTCCGGGAAAACATGGATAAGATGCACCTCATGGCTGAGGCGCTGATCAAATATGAAACCATAGACCGACTGCAGATCGCCGACATCATGGAAGGCAGGCCGCCGAGGGCTCCCCAGAGTTGGGAGGACAACGCACCGCCTGGCAGCGGTGAGTCGGCATCGAAGGGCGGCGATCAGCCGGTATCGGGTTCCTTCGGCAAGCCGGCGGAGCAGACTTAA
- the carB gene encoding carbamoyl-phosphate synthase large subunit, giving the protein MPKRTDIESILLLGAGPIVIGQACEFDYSGAQACKALREEGYRVILVNSNPATIMTDPEMADATYIEPIDWQTVARIIEKERPDALLPTMGGQTALNCALDLDREGVLERFGVEMIGAKREAIAKAEDRDQFRKAMVKIGLSVPKSDVAHSLEEALAVLDTVGYPAIIRPSFTLGGSGGGIAYNREEFVEICERGLELSPTHELLIEESVLGWKEYEMEVVRDRADNCIIVCSIENLDPMGVHTGDSITVAPAQTLTDKEYQIMRDASIAVLREIGVDTGGSNVQFAVNPRDGRLIVIEMNPRVSRSSALASKATGFPIAKVAAKLAVGYTLDELRNEITGGAMPASFEPTIDYVVTKVPRFTFEKFPQADDRLTTQMKSVGEAMAIGRTFQESLQKALRSLEIGVDGLVGKLSVDSDDRVERLQRELGHPGCDRIFYVADAFRLGWSLGEVHELSAIDPWFLAQIEDLILEEAALAKRTLASLTADELLALKRKGFSDSRLARLLDRSEAEVRAVRHRFGIRPVYKRIDSCAAEFATVTAYLYSTYEEECEAAPTEREKIVVLGGGPNRIGQGIEFDYCCVHAAMALREDGFETIMINCNPETVSTDFDTSDRLYFEPLTLEDVLEVVHLEKPKGVIVQYGGQTPLKLARALEAAGVPIIGTSPDSIDLAEDRERFQKLIDRLNLKQPPNRTARSLEEALRGAQEIGYPLVVRPSYVLGGRAMEIVFNDDDLKRYMLEAVSVSNESPVLLDRFLSDAIEMDVDAVADGQRVMIGGLMQHIEQAGVHSGDSACSIPPYDLRADIQDRVREQVRLLAEALGVVGLMNTQFAIQDDEIFVLEVNPRASRTVPFVSKATGYPLAKVAARCMVGRSLDQQGLREERIPPYFSVKEAVFPFIKFPGVDPLLGPEMKSTGEVMGVGASFGEAYAKAQRAASVRLAYEGTTLISIRDADKPKIVPIARALVARGFRLVATRGTAKVLQDAGVPCEKVNKVYEGRPHIVDMIKNGQIQLIINTTEGKKAIADSFTIRRQALQHQVTYTTTISGAHAICCALDELGSVDVNRLQDLHGALS; this is encoded by the coding sequence ATGCCAAAACGTACCGATATCGAATCGATTCTGCTCCTGGGCGCCGGCCCTATCGTCATCGGCCAAGCCTGCGAGTTCGACTACTCCGGCGCCCAGGCCTGCAAGGCGCTGAGGGAAGAGGGCTATCGGGTCATCCTGGTCAATTCGAATCCGGCCACGATCATGACGGATCCGGAGATGGCCGATGCGACTTATATCGAACCGATCGACTGGCAGACCGTCGCTCGCATCATCGAGAAAGAGCGTCCTGATGCGCTGCTGCCGACCATGGGGGGACAGACGGCGCTCAACTGTGCGCTGGACCTGGATCGCGAAGGTGTGCTGGAGCGGTTTGGTGTAGAGATGATCGGCGCCAAGCGCGAAGCCATCGCCAAAGCCGAGGACCGTGACCAGTTCCGCAAGGCCATGGTCAAGATCGGCCTGTCGGTGCCGAAGTCCGACGTTGCCCACAGTCTCGAGGAGGCGCTGGCGGTACTGGATACAGTGGGTTATCCCGCCATCATCCGGCCCTCCTTTACCCTGGGCGGGTCCGGCGGCGGTATCGCCTACAATCGCGAGGAATTCGTGGAAATCTGCGAGCGTGGGCTGGAGCTTTCGCCCACTCATGAACTGCTGATCGAGGAGTCGGTGCTCGGCTGGAAAGAGTACGAGATGGAAGTGGTACGCGACCGCGCCGACAACTGCATCATCGTCTGCTCGATCGAGAATCTCGATCCCATGGGTGTCCACACCGGGGATTCGATCACCGTCGCGCCGGCGCAGACGCTGACCGACAAGGAATACCAGATCATGCGCGATGCCTCTATCGCCGTCCTGCGCGAGATCGGGGTGGATACCGGCGGTTCCAACGTGCAGTTCGCAGTCAATCCGAGGGACGGCCGGTTGATCGTGATCGAGATGAATCCCAGGGTGTCACGTTCTTCGGCGCTGGCCTCCAAGGCCACCGGTTTTCCCATCGCCAAGGTCGCTGCCAAGCTGGCGGTCGGATACACCCTGGACGAGTTGCGCAACGAGATTACTGGTGGTGCCATGCCGGCATCGTTCGAACCGACCATCGATTATGTGGTGACCAAGGTTCCGCGCTTCACCTTCGAGAAATTCCCGCAGGCGGACGATCGTCTCACCACCCAGATGAAATCGGTGGGCGAAGCCATGGCGATCGGCCGGACTTTCCAGGAATCGCTGCAGAAGGCCCTACGCAGCCTGGAGATCGGGGTGGATGGGTTGGTCGGTAAACTGTCCGTGGACAGCGACGACCGGGTGGAGCGCCTGCAGCGCGAGCTGGGTCATCCGGGCTGCGACCGCATCTTCTACGTCGCCGACGCCTTTCGGCTAGGGTGGAGCCTCGGCGAAGTCCACGAGCTGAGTGCCATCGATCCCTGGTTCCTCGCCCAGATCGAGGATTTGATCCTTGAGGAAGCCGCCTTGGCCAAGCGGACCCTCGCTTCGCTGACCGCCGACGAACTGTTGGCCCTGAAACGCAAGGGATTCTCCGATTCGCGGCTGGCCCGCCTACTGGACCGCAGTGAAGCCGAGGTGCGGGCGGTACGGCACCGTTTCGGCATCCGTCCGGTGTACAAGCGGATCGATTCCTGCGCGGCCGAGTTCGCCACCGTCACCGCGTATCTTTATTCGACCTACGAGGAAGAGTGTGAAGCCGCGCCGACGGAACGTGAGAAGATCGTCGTGCTCGGCGGCGGTCCCAACCGCATCGGCCAGGGCATCGAGTTCGACTATTGCTGCGTGCACGCGGCGATGGCGCTGCGCGAGGATGGTTTCGAAACCATCATGATCAACTGCAATCCGGAGACGGTGTCGACCGATTTCGACACGTCCGACCGCCTGTATTTCGAGCCGCTGACACTGGAGGATGTGCTCGAGGTGGTTCATCTGGAGAAGCCGAAGGGTGTGATCGTGCAATACGGCGGGCAGACACCGCTGAAACTCGCTCGGGCGTTGGAAGCGGCCGGGGTGCCGATCATCGGTACTTCGCCCGATTCCATCGACCTGGCCGAGGATCGTGAGCGCTTCCAGAAACTAATCGACCGGCTCAACCTGAAACAGCCGCCCAACCGCACCGCGCGCTCGCTGGAAGAGGCCCTGCGCGGCGCCCAGGAAATTGGCTATCCGTTGGTCGTGCGTCCTTCCTACGTACTGGGCGGCCGAGCGATGGAAATCGTGTTCAACGATGATGACCTCAAGCGCTACATGCTGGAAGCCGTCAGCGTTTCCAACGAATCCCCGGTGCTGCTCGACCGCTTTCTGTCCGACGCCATCGAGATGGACGTGGATGCCGTCGCCGACGGCCAGCGCGTGATGATCGGCGGCTTGATGCAGCACATCGAGCAGGCCGGGGTGCATTCGGGCGATTCCGCCTGTTCGATTCCGCCGTATGACCTGCGGGCAGATATCCAGGACCGGGTCAGGGAGCAGGTCCGTCTGCTGGCGGAGGCGTTGGGCGTGGTCGGCTTGATGAACACCCAGTTCGCCATCCAGGATGATGAGATATTCGTGCTGGAAGTGAATCCGCGCGCCTCCCGCACCGTTCCCTTCGTCTCCAAGGCGACCGGCTATCCGTTGGCCAAGGTTGCGGCGCGTTGCATGGTCGGCCGCAGCCTGGATCAGCAGGGCCTACGCGAAGAGCGCATCCCGCCGTATTTCTCGGTCAAGGAGGCGGTGTTCCCCTTCATCAAGTTCCCCGGCGTCGATCCGTTGCTCGGTCCGGAGATGAAATCGACCGGCGAGGTGATGGGCGTCGGCGCCAGCTTCGGCGAAGCCTACGCCAAGGCGCAGCGGGCCGCCAGCGTGCGTCTGGCCTACGAGGGGACGACCCTCATCAGCATCCGCGATGCGGACAAGCCCAAGATCGTTCCGATCGCGCGGGCGCTGGTTGCCAGGGGATTCCGCCTGGTGGCCACGCGGGGCACCGCGAAGGTGCTGCAGGATGCGGGCGTGCCCTGCGAAAAGGTGAACAAGGTGTATGAGGGGCGGCCGCATATCGTCGACATGATCAAGAACGGCCAGATTCAGCTTATCATCAACACGACCGAGGGCAAGAAAGCCATCGCCGATTCGTTCACCATTCGGCGGCAGGCTTTGCAGCATCAGGTGACCTACACCACGACGATTTCCGGTGCCCATGCGATCTGCTGCGCGCTCGACGAGCTCGGCTCAGTGGACGTCAATCGGCTGCAGGACTTGCACGGCGCCCTATCGTGA
- the yhbY gene encoding ribosome assembly RNA-binding protein YhbY — translation MTPELRRQLRAKAHKLKPVVITGQAGITPGVLGEIDLALEHHELIKVRVNAGDRDTRAEMTALICGESGAELIQSLGHVITLFRKSSERGKKA, via the coding sequence ATGACCCCTGAACTCAGACGCCAGCTACGCGCCAAGGCCCACAAACTGAAGCCAGTCGTGATCACCGGCCAGGCCGGCATCACCCCGGGTGTGCTCGGCGAAATCGACCTTGCACTGGAACATCACGAATTGATCAAGGTTCGGGTCAATGCCGGGGACCGGGACACCAGAGCGGAGATGACGGCCCTGATCTGCGGGGAGTCGGGCGCCGAGCTGATCCAGTCGCTCGGCCACGTGATCACGCTCTTCCGGAAATCGTCTGAGCGGGGCAAGAAAGCCTAG
- the rlmE gene encoding 23S rRNA (uridine(2552)-2'-O)-methyltransferase RlmE — protein MAKRSRSSGRWLAEHFSDEYVRLAQEKGYRSRAVFKLMELDERDRLFEPGATVIDLGAAPGGWSQYAAQRVGTTGKVLALDILPMEPLPGVTVVQGDFLDDSVFQAVLEASGGCCANVVLSDIAPNMSGNRNVDQPRSMYLAELAFDLAERVLAPKGSFVVKLFQGEGFQEYVAQARKVFASVVMRKPKASRPRSAEIYLVGKGYRGADR, from the coding sequence ATGGCAAAGCGTAGCCGGAGCAGCGGTCGCTGGCTGGCGGAGCATTTCTCCGACGAGTACGTGCGTCTGGCGCAAGAGAAAGGTTATCGCTCAAGAGCCGTCTTCAAGCTGATGGAGCTGGACGAGCGCGACCGCTTATTCGAACCCGGTGCTACGGTGATCGACCTCGGTGCGGCTCCGGGCGGCTGGTCCCAATATGCGGCCCAGCGGGTGGGGACCACCGGCAAAGTCCTCGCCCTGGACATCCTGCCGATGGAGCCTTTGCCCGGCGTCACCGTGGTGCAAGGGGATTTTCTCGACGATTCGGTGTTCCAGGCGGTGCTGGAAGCCAGCGGCGGGTGCTGTGCGAATGTGGTATTGTCGGATATCGCGCCCAATATGAGCGGGAACCGCAACGTCGACCAGCCGCGCAGCATGTATCTGGCGGAATTGGCCTTCGATCTTGCGGAAAGGGTTCTGGCCCCGAAGGGGAGCTTCGTCGTGAAACTGTTCCAGGGTGAGGGATTCCAGGAATACGTGGCGCAGGCCAGGAAAGTGTTTGCGTCCGTCGTGATGAGGAAGCCGAAGGCCTCACGACCGCGGAGCGCGGAAATTTACCTCGTCGGCAAGGGATACCGCGGCGCAGACCGCTGA